In Nerophis lumbriciformis linkage group LG01, RoL_Nlum_v2.1, whole genome shotgun sequence, the genomic stretch cacccacccctcAGCCGTGGCCGCGCGCACGAACGCGCAGCCTCGCTGTCATCAGTACCAACATCAGCATCTTCCCGGGGTGCGCGCAGAGGAGCGGGGAGGAGGAGGacggaggagagagagagagaaaaaggcAGCGAGGAGGACACCAGACGACAACAGAGGTGTCGTGGGGAGGGGAGCTCAGAAACATTGCGTGGATCCACGGAGGCTCTCTGACGACGAGGAGCAGTGGCGACGATGGAGGCGCGGCGGTGGAGAATTGTGGATGTGCAAGAAAGGACTGCTCGCATTTGACGCGGATTGCATCTTTCTCCTTTTGCACGTCCTGCGTGGACATCTCGGCGGGGGTGGGGGGCTGAGGGGGGTGGGGGAGAACCCCACGGATGCAagggaaggtaaaaaaaaaaaaaaaaaaaaaagaaaagacctcccatcatccatccatgcatccatccagctCTTAAGGACATCCCAGCAACACCTTGAGGCAGCTTCTCCCCTCACAGCAAgaacaatccttttttttttttttttttttttttttttttttttaaatcatttatggTGAAGCCCCGAGGAAAAAAAAAACGAGCAATGTCGAATCACTTGTCGTGGTGAATAATTTAGGGCGACTGTAGGTATAGAGGCTCGGATTTCCTTCAATGTAGCGTTCATTTCCTTCCGAAGGCCGCTCATGCTGAAGAAGAGCGTGGATCTGATGCCCTTTTCTGGGGCAGCAtcataaggaaaaaaaaaaaaaaaaaaaaaaaaatctattttttttaattttttgtttttttaaacaaagcaaAAGGTAGAAACATGTTGCCTTCCCAAGAAGCCTCCAAGATCTACCACGgcaactacaactacaactacaaccCGCGGGCGGTCGGGGTGCTGTGGGCCATCTTCACCATCTGCTTCGCCATCGTCAACGTGGTGGTCTTCAACCAGCCCTACTGGATCGGCGACAGCATCAACACGCAGCAGGCCGGCTACTTCGGCCTCTTCCACTACTGCGTGGGCAACGGGCCCTCGTCCAGCCGGGAGCTCACCTGCGTGGGCAGCTTCTCCGACTTCGGCTCCATACCCTCCGGAGCCTTCAAGGTGGCCTCGGTGTTCGTGCTGCTCTCCATGGTGCTCATCGTCGGCTGCATCGCCTGCATGGCGCTCTTCTTCTTCTGCAACACCTCCACCGTCTACAAGACCTGCGCTTGGATGCAGCTGCTGTGCGGTAGGCatgcaccaacacacacacacacacacacacacacacactcattaaaTTGGGAAACACCTTCTGTTTGTGTTGCTATGGGCATCCATGCCCTGGAAAcaggcttttttttgtttttgttttagtaaaatAATCCTCCATTTGTTTGGGCTCGGTCGTCGTGCAAGTAGCTCCACTAGCCAGGCTGTGGTCGAAAGGGAATCCCAatgctgacaaaaaaaaaaggagaggtGGGGAGTGACAACAACCCGTGTTGGCGCGAGGAATCTTCAAAAGGGGGGTCCCAGGGACTCCATCAGGTCATAAAAATGTTTGGGGTGcctcttttttgtaagcgttttgaaaacaaatgataaatggaggcattattctgttatatctccatccatccatcttattccacttatccgaggtcgggtcgcgggggctgcagcctaagcagggaagcccagactttcctctccccagctacttcgtccagctcttcccggggggatacatagtcttcccaatcaatcaatcaatgtttacttatatagccctaaatcacgagtgtctcaaagggctgcacaagccacaacgacatcctcagctcagatcccaaatGAGGGCAAGGAAAATCTCAACTCAATGGGACActtagaaaccttggaggggaccgcacatgtgtccagtccatagtggatctaacaaaatattgtgagagtccagtccatagtggatctaacataatagtgagagtccaggtccatagtggatctaacataaaagtgtgagagtccagtccatagtggatctaacataatagtgagaatccagtccatagtggatctaatataataatgtgagagtccagtccatagtggatctaacataatattgtgagagtccagtccatagtggatctaacataatagtgagagtccagttcatagtggatctaatataataatgtgagagtccagtccatagtggatctaacataatagtgtgagagtccagtccatagtggatctaacataataatgaatccagtccatagtggatctaacataatagtgtgagagtccagtccatagtggatctaacataatagtgtgagagtccagtccatagtggatctaacataatagtgggagagtccagttcatagtggatctaacataatagtgtgagagtccagtccatagtggatctaacataatagtgtgaaagtccagttcatagtggatctaacataatagtgtgagagtccagtccatagtggatctaacataatagtgtgagagtccagtccatggtggatctaacataatagtgtgagagtccagttcatagtggatctaatataatagtgagagtccagtccatagtggatttaacataatagtgtgagagtccagtccatagtggatctaacataatattgtgagagtccagttcatagtggatctaacataatagtgagagttcagtccatagtggatctaacataatagtgagagtccagtccatagtggatctaatataataatgtgagagtccagtccatagtggatctaacataatattgtgagagtccagttcatagtggatctaatataatagtgtgagagtccagtccatagtggatataacataatagtgtgagagtccagtccatagtggatctaacataatagtgtgagagtccagtccatagtggatctaacataatattgtgagagtccagtccatagtgaatctaacataatagtgtgagagtccagttcatagtggatctaacataatagtgtgagagtccagtccatagtggatctaatataatagtgtgagagtccagtccatagtggatctaacataatattgtgagagtccagttcatagtgtatctaacataatagtgagagtccagtccatagtggatctaatataatagtgtgagagtccagtccatagtggatctaacataatattgtgagagtccagtccatagtggatctaacataatattgtgagagtccagttcatcgtggatctaacataatatagtgagagtccagtccatggtggatctaacataatagtgagagtccagtccatagtggatctaacataatagtgtgagagtctagtccatagtggatctaacataatattgtgagagtccagttcgtagtggctctaatataatagtgtgagagtccagtccatagtggatctaatataataatgtgagagtccagtccatagtggatctaacataatagtgtgagagtccagtccatagtggatctaacataatagtgtgagagtccagtccatagtggatctaacataatagtgtgagagttcagtccatagtggatctaacataatattgtgagagtccagtccatagtagatctaatataatagtgagagtccagtccatagtggatctaacataatagtgagagtccagtcaatagtggatctaacataatagtgagagtccagtccatagtggatctaacataatagtgtgagagaccagttcatagtggatctaacataatagtgagagaccagttcatagtggatctaacataatattgtgtgagtccagtccacagtggatctaatatactaatgtgagagtccagtccatagtggatcgaacataatattgtgagagtccagtccatagaggatctaatatactaatgtgagagtccagtccatagtggatc encodes the following:
- the LOC133615329 gene encoding LHFPL tetraspan subfamily member 4 protein-like isoform X2, which gives rise to MLPSQEASKIYHGNYNYNYNPRAVGVLWAIFTICFAIVNVVVFNQPYWIGDSINTQQAGYFGLFHYCVGNGPSSSRELTCVGSFSDFGSIPSGAFKVASVFVLLSMVLIVGCIACMALFFFCNTSTVYKTCAWMQLLCGVCLVLGCMIFPDGWDAEVIRDMCGEHTGKYSLGDCSVRWAYMLAIMGILNALVLSSMAFVLGNRQNDFYLDDLQTDNKDFAVSRVCARLRTSTTSPGIRTG
- the LOC133615329 gene encoding LHFPL tetraspan subfamily member 4 protein-like isoform X1, with product MLPSQEASKIYHGNYNYNYNPRAVGVLWAIFTICFAIVNVVVFNQPYWIGDSINTQQAGYFGLFHYCVGNGPSSSRELTCVGSFSDFGSIPSGAFKVASVFVLLSMVLIVGCIACMALFFFCNTSTVYKTCAWMQLLCGVCLVLGCMIFPDGWDAEVIRDMCGEHTGKYSLGDCSVRWAYMLAIMGILNALVLSSMAFVLGNRQNDFYLDDLQTDNKDFAVSRIEVRDRREPRYGVQRLH